In one Vibrio rarus genomic region, the following are encoded:
- a CDS encoding cation transporter encodes MNKDSFGICITSAMLREHKQTTFTHVRAYQASDCEMDLRVLLAIPQITGKELLNTIQHSRDLIWRATYQCINEYD; translated from the coding sequence ATGAATAAAGACTCATTTGGCATCTGTATCACTAGCGCTATGCTTCGAGAACATAAACAAACCACATTTACCCATGTTCGTGCCTATCAGGCCAGTGACTGTGAGATGGACTTAAGAGTATTACTGGCCATTCCTCAGATCACGGGGAAAGAACTGTTAAATACAATACAACATTCTCGTGATCTCATATGGCGTGCTACCTACCAATGCATTAATGAGTATGATTAA
- a CDS encoding isoamylase early set domain-containing protein, with translation MLKKRFFKTKDEVEVTFEWPKATEQSIAIAGDFTDWQPVMMKYSKAKKAFNFKTRFPKNEQFQFRYLIDGEIWENDPKADAYVPNDCGTDNSMLCTAEA, from the coding sequence ATGCTGAAAAAACGATTTTTCAAAACCAAAGATGAAGTTGAAGTGACCTTTGAATGGCCAAAAGCCACAGAGCAATCTATTGCAATAGCCGGGGATTTTACCGATTGGCAACCCGTGATGATGAAGTACAGTAAAGCAAAAAAGGCGTTCAACTTTAAAACGCGCTTTCCAAAAAATGAGCAGTTCCAATTCCGTTATCTTATCGATGGTGAAATATGGGAAAATGATCCAAAAGCCGATGCCTATGTGCCTAATGATTGTGGCACAGATAACAGCATGTTGTGCACAGCAGAAGCCTAA
- a CDS encoding sulfite exporter TauE/SafE family protein — translation MDVTLLFLAGIVGGVMNSIAGGGSFVTFPALMLSGVPPVMANASNTLASVAGYLSGAYAFKEDILKDKGNVFKVLVCSVLGGGIGAWCLIHVEENTFLKVVPWLLLFACVLFLVGARLNRFLQKVATKYQHASKFGAFFIGLGVLVISIYGGFFNAGLGIISLSLLVIAGYRDINTMNGVKLLISCGVSLTAVVIFVVQGVIAWPATLVVLLGTLLGGYYAARISRRLPQVWVNRTVITISVSVTGYFFYTSYFA, via the coding sequence GTGGATGTTACGCTGCTTTTTTTGGCAGGCATTGTCGGTGGGGTGATGAACTCTATTGCCGGAGGAGGCAGCTTTGTTACGTTTCCGGCGTTGATGCTGTCGGGAGTGCCGCCAGTGATGGCGAATGCCAGTAATACGTTGGCTTCGGTAGCCGGTTATCTTAGTGGTGCTTATGCTTTTAAAGAGGATATTTTAAAGGATAAGGGGAATGTATTTAAGGTATTAGTATGCAGTGTATTGGGGGGAGGTATTGGCGCTTGGTGTTTGATTCACGTTGAAGAAAATACCTTTTTAAAAGTGGTTCCATGGTTACTGCTTTTTGCTTGCGTACTGTTTTTAGTGGGGGCTCGTTTAAATAGATTTTTGCAAAAAGTCGCCACAAAGTATCAACATGCCTCAAAATTTGGCGCGTTTTTTATAGGGCTAGGTGTGCTGGTTATTTCCATCTATGGCGGTTTTTTTAATGCGGGTTTAGGCATTATTTCATTGAGTTTGTTAGTGATTGCCGGTTACCGCGATATTAATACCATGAATGGCGTGAAATTGTTAATTTCTTGTGGCGTATCGCTCACGGCGGTGGTGATTTTTGTTGTGCAAGGTGTGATTGCTTGGCCGGCCACTTTGGTGGTATTGCTGGGGACTTTGCTGGGCGGGTATTATGCCGCTAGAATTTCACGTCGACTACCACAAGTATGGGTGAATCGAACAGTGATAACGATCAGTGTGTCAGTAACCGGTTACTTTTTCTACACTAGCTATTTTGCATAA
- a CDS encoding LysR family transcriptional regulator, translated as MLNPLWLKTFKTLVEVNHFTRTAETLFMTQPGVTQHIQKLEQACHAPLLIKKGKRFELTEQGHTVYRYACQLIEQQQALLDTLQTDDPYSGSITLACSGALAQWLYPKFIALQSQHPQLEVRFEAAPNQRIFDRVRQDHSLFGLVTQTPDQGEFTVKHLGVEELCLVLPKSHHHPVTSETLQQLGLVDHPDATTYLGKYLQECDNQELNDVSLKTLRHNTYINQISQILYPVVHGIGFTVLPLSAVRSSPFYTQLYVHTPMNKVEDSLYLIYKKDRPLPSRYQQFITLIEQSVNQATAT; from the coding sequence ATGTTGAATCCCCTTTGGCTAAAAACGTTTAAAACCTTAGTGGAAGTAAATCATTTCACTCGTACAGCAGAAACGCTGTTTATGACTCAACCTGGGGTCACTCAACATATTCAAAAACTCGAACAGGCCTGTCATGCCCCTTTACTGATTAAAAAAGGCAAGCGCTTTGAACTCACCGAGCAAGGGCACACCGTCTATCGCTATGCCTGCCAACTCATTGAACAGCAACAAGCACTGTTAGACACATTACAAACCGACGACCCCTATAGTGGCAGTATCACACTGGCCTGCTCCGGCGCTTTAGCCCAATGGCTGTACCCAAAATTCATCGCCTTACAGAGCCAGCATCCCCAGTTAGAAGTGCGCTTTGAAGCGGCACCAAATCAACGCATCTTTGACAGAGTGCGACAAGATCACTCGTTATTTGGCTTGGTCACTCAAACACCAGATCAAGGAGAATTTACCGTTAAACACCTTGGGGTAGAAGAGCTATGTTTGGTGCTGCCTAAAAGTCATCACCATCCAGTGACAAGCGAAACCTTACAACAACTGGGACTGGTTGATCACCCAGATGCCACTACCTACCTAGGTAAATATCTACAAGAGTGTGACAATCAAGAACTCAATGACGTCTCCCTAAAGACGTTACGCCACAACACCTATATTAATCAAATCAGCCAAATTCTGTATCCTGTGGTGCACGGTATTGGCTTTACGGTACTGCCCCTTAGTGCCGTGCGCTCATCGCCTTTTTATACACAATTGTATGTGCATACTCCCATGAACAAAGTCGAAGACAGCTTATATCTGATCTACAAAAAAGATCGCCCGCTGCCAAGTCGCTATCAGCAATTTATCACCCTCATCGAACAATCGGTTAATCAAGCCACCGCCACCTGA
- a CDS encoding LysR family transcriptional regulator: MKTLEQQLSRLDLNLLVSLSVLLKEKNVSRSSEVLFLSQPAMSRTLKRLRDVFNDPLFYRESSGLQPTAKALSLQEPLSEILLCVSKLIDSTQFSPQSCDQTFKISLPPLMSRQLSVPLIKQLMQEAPNASLVEYPAALDPTALLKDRSVDFSIHIEKPSQSDEFPCEEIGHTHAVFYAPLTHPLTQQQNVTLNDCLNYPFVDLNLDIRSIFGTHNPVDFYLEQKGLKRNVVFKSGQLNTLVDAMQGTDKLLISTHTLRNLNEFKACLTPVFELKGQAIMDINVYLIEHKRTLNSAAHQWFKQLILNTLRNKAFLIDNRA; this comes from the coding sequence ATGAAAACTCTCGAACAACAATTATCACGGCTCGATTTAAACCTTCTCGTGTCATTAAGTGTGTTGCTAAAAGAAAAGAACGTTTCACGATCTTCCGAAGTTTTATTCTTATCACAACCAGCAATGAGCCGAACATTAAAAAGACTCCGCGACGTGTTTAATGACCCCCTATTTTATCGTGAATCATCCGGTTTACAGCCCACAGCTAAAGCTCTGAGCTTGCAAGAGCCATTAAGCGAAATACTGCTCTGTGTCAGTAAGTTAATTGATAGTACTCAATTTTCACCGCAAAGCTGCGACCAAACCTTTAAAATTTCCTTGCCTCCTCTCATGAGTCGACAATTATCAGTGCCGCTGATAAAACAATTGATGCAAGAAGCCCCCAATGCCAGTCTGGTGGAATACCCAGCAGCTCTAGACCCTACCGCTTTACTTAAAGATAGATCCGTCGATTTCTCCATACATATAGAAAAACCTAGCCAAAGTGACGAATTTCCCTGTGAAGAGATTGGTCATACTCACGCGGTATTTTATGCTCCCCTCACTCACCCCCTCACTCAACAGCAAAACGTCACACTTAATGACTGCCTTAACTACCCATTTGTTGATCTTAACTTGGATATTCGTTCCATCTTTGGAACACATAACCCCGTTGATTTCTACTTAGAGCAAAAAGGGTTAAAACGTAATGTGGTCTTTAAAAGTGGTCAACTCAATACCTTGGTTGACGCGATGCAAGGAACCGACAAACTGCTAATTTCAACCCATACATTGCGTAACTTAAACGAATTCAAAGCATGCTTAACCCCAGTATTTGAATTAAAAGGGCAAGCGATAATGGACATTAACGTGTATCTTATTGAACACAAGCGCACCTTAAACAGTGCCGCACATCAATGGTTTAAACAGCTCATTTTAAATACCTTGCGCAATAAAGCCTTTCTCATTGATAACCGCGCATAA
- the pfkB gene encoding 1-phosphofructokinase, with translation MHTNKVVTVTLNPALDLSGSLTHVTLGTVNAVDSATLHAAGKGINVAQVLSELGADVTVTGFLGQNNAQLFEQLFQNIQGQDKFIRVHGNNRTNVKLIEDNGTVSDINFPGISVTEDDIQRLEITLFELAQHHDYFVIAGSLPPGVSAQRCASWITALQQQNKKVIFDSSNAALLAGIQAKPWMIKPNDDELSNYIGHPLTTPLHCQQVAQQVMAMGVDNVVVSMGEHGVIWQNNQQCLIAQPPKVPIISTVGAGDTLVAGLCWGHMQNMSQQRTLQLATALSALAVTQVGVGTPTRPAQLQHMIKQVSVTVFP, from the coding sequence ATGCATACCAACAAGGTTGTCACCGTCACCCTCAACCCTGCCCTAGATCTTAGTGGCAGTCTCACTCATGTGACTCTGGGTACGGTCAACGCCGTCGATTCCGCCACCTTGCATGCCGCAGGTAAAGGGATCAATGTTGCACAAGTGCTCAGTGAACTGGGAGCCGATGTCACCGTCACCGGTTTTTTAGGACAGAACAACGCGCAACTATTTGAACAACTGTTTCAAAATATCCAAGGGCAAGATAAATTCATTCGCGTGCACGGCAACAATCGAACCAACGTAAAACTCATAGAAGATAATGGCACAGTCAGTGATATTAACTTTCCCGGCATCAGTGTCACTGAAGACGATATTCAGCGCTTAGAAATCACCTTATTTGAATTAGCCCAACACCATGACTACTTTGTTATCGCCGGTAGCTTACCACCGGGAGTATCCGCACAGCGTTGCGCCTCATGGATAACAGCGCTGCAACAACAAAACAAGAAAGTCATATTTGATAGTAGCAACGCAGCTCTATTGGCTGGCATCCAAGCCAAGCCGTGGATGATTAAACCCAATGATGATGAACTGTCCAACTACATAGGTCACCCCTTAACCACGCCACTGCATTGCCAACAGGTGGCTCAGCAAGTCATGGCGATGGGAGTAGACAATGTGGTGGTCTCTATGGGTGAACACGGCGTCATTTGGCAAAATAATCAGCAATGTCTCATCGCGCAACCGCCTAAAGTTCCTATCATTAGCACTGTAGGCGCGGGAGATACATTAGTGGCCGGCCTGTGTTGGGGACATATGCAAAACATGAGTCAACAACGCACCCTGCAACTTGCAACCGCTCTGTCGGCATTAGCGGTGACTCAAGTGGGTGTGGGTACTCCAACCCGCCCCGCCCAGTTACAACACATGATTAAACAAGTGAGCGTAACAGTGTTTCCATAA
- the nfsA gene encoding oxygen-insensitive NADPH nitroreductase, which translates to MNSTINTLLSHRSIRSFTEQAIEPKLLDTLLECGFAASSSSFIQCVSVIRITLKDSRTKLAQYAGGQPYVEDCAEFLVFCADFHRHQRIHPQAQLGFSEQTLIGSIDAAMVAQNCLTAAESLGLGGVYIGGLRNNPQQVTDLLALPKHVLPLFGLCLGYPNQQPEIKPRLPQSIVLHQETYQAIDKNALALYDAHIQQYYATRTDNKKAASWSEQITQILSKEARPFMHDFLQQQGFNTK; encoded by the coding sequence ATGAATAGCACTATAAATACTCTTCTCTCACACCGTTCAATTCGCTCTTTTACCGAGCAAGCTATTGAGCCTAAGTTACTCGATACCCTTTTAGAATGTGGCTTTGCTGCCTCAAGCTCTAGCTTTATACAGTGTGTTTCCGTTATTCGTATTACTCTGAAAGATAGTCGAACTAAGTTAGCGCAATACGCCGGTGGACAACCTTATGTTGAGGATTGCGCCGAGTTTTTGGTCTTTTGCGCAGACTTTCATCGTCATCAACGTATTCACCCACAAGCGCAACTTGGTTTTTCAGAGCAAACGCTGATAGGTTCCATCGATGCGGCTATGGTGGCGCAAAACTGCCTAACAGCAGCTGAATCATTAGGTTTAGGGGGCGTGTACATTGGCGGCCTGAGAAATAATCCGCAACAAGTCACGGATCTTTTAGCCCTACCCAAACATGTTCTTCCTTTGTTTGGCTTGTGCTTGGGTTACCCCAACCAACAACCTGAAATCAAACCTCGTTTACCGCAATCAATTGTGCTGCATCAAGAAACCTATCAAGCTATAGATAAAAATGCACTGGCGCTGTATGACGCGCACATTCAACAATATTACGCCACACGCACTGACAACAAAAAAGCCGCATCTTGGTCTGAACAAATTACGCAAATATTAAGTAAAGAAGCACGTCCATTTATGCATGACTTTCTACAACAACAAGGGTTCAACACCAAATAA
- a CDS encoding DUF1415 domain-containing protein, translating into MKTDLKSVETHTQQWLEEVVIGLNLCPFAHKPNKKKQIKIAVSDANSEEALLEFILLELKQLDSHTAEELETTLVVASHLLADFMDYNFFLDWVDALLKQQDYEGIYQIASFHPDYCFGGTEPEDAENLTNRSPYPTIHLIREASMEKELKHYPNPEAIPDNNIERVESLTQQQKNTLFPYLFT; encoded by the coding sequence ATGAAAACTGACCTAAAAAGTGTAGAAACGCACACCCAGCAGTGGCTCGAAGAGGTTGTGATAGGACTGAACCTGTGTCCTTTTGCACACAAGCCCAACAAGAAAAAGCAGATAAAAATTGCGGTATCTGACGCCAACTCTGAAGAAGCGCTACTCGAATTTATTTTATTAGAACTCAAGCAATTAGACAGTCACACTGCCGAGGAGTTGGAAACCACTTTGGTGGTGGCCAGTCATTTGCTTGCTGACTTTATGGATTACAATTTCTTTCTAGACTGGGTAGATGCACTACTTAAACAACAAGACTACGAAGGCATTTACCAAATTGCCAGTTTTCATCCAGACTACTGCTTTGGTGGCACCGAGCCTGAAGATGCAGAAAACCTCACCAACCGTTCTCCTTACCCTACCATTCATTTAATACGTGAAGCGTCGATGGAAAAGGAACTAAAGCACTACCCTAACCCTGAAGCCATTCCTGATAATAATATTGAGCGTGTAGAAAGCCTCACCCAACAACAAAAAAACACGCTGTTTCCCTACCTATTTACATAG
- the dbpA gene encoding ATP-dependent RNA helicase DbpA has protein sequence MSDNKFSTLSLSQPLLDNLASMEYSEMTPIQAQSLPLMLNGKDVIGQGKTGSGKTAAFGLSLLTNLNVKRFRVQSLVLCPTRELADQVAKEIRKLARTIHNIKVLTLCGGIPMGPQIGSLEHGAHILVGTPGRILDHLERGRINLAELNTLVLDEADRMLDMGFQDALDAIIAEAPKQRQTLLFSATFPEKIQQVASRIMQDPQLVKVASTHDKSSITQHFYKVDNNDHRLQALQTLLLAHQPESAVIFCNTKRAVQEVADELHYKGFSVIDLHGDLEQRERNQTLVQFSNKSISILVATDVAARGLDVENLDAVINYELSRDPEVHVHRIGRTGRAGSKGVACSLYNEKEYHRVALIDEYMDTEIVPESLPQANDAKALQPAMVTIEISGGKKQKVRAGDILGALTGQNGIDGKKVGKINLFDMRAYVAVDKSVAKVAHKKLENGKMKGRKFRARILS, from the coding sequence TTGAGCGACAATAAATTTTCAACATTATCTTTATCTCAGCCTCTGCTCGATAATTTGGCGTCGATGGAGTATTCCGAGATGACACCAATTCAAGCGCAAAGCCTACCTTTAATGCTCAATGGTAAAGATGTGATTGGGCAGGGTAAAACAGGTTCAGGTAAAACCGCAGCTTTTGGTTTGAGCCTACTCACCAATTTGAATGTGAAACGATTTCGCGTGCAGTCTTTAGTCTTGTGTCCAACCCGTGAGTTGGCGGACCAAGTGGCGAAAGAAATTCGTAAGTTGGCGCGTACCATTCATAACATTAAAGTACTGACATTGTGTGGTGGTATTCCAATGGGGCCACAAATTGGATCTCTAGAGCATGGGGCGCACATTTTAGTGGGCACGCCTGGTCGTATTTTGGATCACTTAGAAAGAGGCCGTATTAATCTCGCTGAGTTAAATACTTTGGTGCTTGATGAAGCGGATCGCATGTTAGATATGGGGTTCCAAGATGCGTTAGATGCAATTATTGCCGAAGCACCAAAACAGCGTCAAACCTTGCTATTTAGTGCCACTTTCCCAGAAAAAATTCAACAAGTCGCTTCGCGCATCATGCAAGATCCACAATTGGTGAAAGTCGCATCGACACACGATAAAAGCAGCATCACTCAGCATTTCTATAAAGTAGACAATAACGACCATCGTCTGCAAGCATTACAGACATTGTTATTAGCGCATCAGCCAGAGTCGGCGGTAATATTCTGTAATACGAAACGTGCCGTACAGGAAGTGGCCGATGAACTGCATTATAAAGGTTTTAGTGTAATAGATTTACACGGGGATCTAGAGCAAAGAGAGCGCAATCAAACGTTGGTTCAGTTTTCTAATAAGAGTATCTCTATTCTTGTTGCGACGGATGTGGCCGCTCGAGGTCTGGATGTAGAAAATCTGGATGCGGTCATTAACTACGAGCTTTCCCGTGATCCTGAAGTGCATGTGCACCGTATTGGTCGTACTGGCCGAGCGGGCAGTAAAGGGGTTGCGTGCAGTTTGTATAATGAAAAAGAGTACCATCGTGTTGCACTGATTGATGAATATATGGACACGGAAATCGTACCTGAGTCTTTGCCTCAAGCGAATGACGCTAAAGCACTACAACCTGCGATGGTAACCATTGAAATCTCTGGTGGTAAGAAACAAAAAGTAAGAGCCGGTGATATCCTTGGTGCTTTAACCGGACAAAACGGCATTGATGGTAAGAAGGTGGGTAAGATCAATTTATTTGATATGCGTGCCTATGTCGCGGTGGATAAGTCAGTGGCTAAAGTTGCGCATAAGAAATTAGAAAATGGCAAGATGAAGGGACGTAAATTTAGAGCTCGTATCCTTTCGTAA
- a CDS encoding porin: MKKAALTTAILALMASGSAAAATVYKDDASELKIGGRAEARFNISDNNKSDSDSAFEDKSRARLNIVGKSQITTDLYGFGKYEAQFDTDADITNRYVFAGIGTNIGEFSYGKQDSAQVMLTDITDTMATFGADAADIVNGNKDKRANNFLYSGEFAGFAVQANYLANDEKDSDSYGVAGLYAFDFGLELGLGYVAQTNGNDDDSQINFAAQYSVADLTLGGLYALGSVADQDVNSFEVSAQYKLDKWTFVAVYNYQDVDGLDDATVDNAAIEAVYKFNGNLRTYAGYKFEQVEGDDDQIQAGIRYDF, from the coding sequence ATGAAAAAGGCAGCACTAACTACTGCAATTTTGGCTCTAATGGCTTCTGGCTCTGCAGCGGCAGCAACTGTTTATAAAGATGATGCTTCTGAGCTAAAAATCGGCGGTCGTGCAGAAGCGCGCTTTAACATCTCTGATAATAATAAATCAGACAGCGATAGCGCATTTGAAGATAAATCACGTGCTCGTCTAAACATTGTAGGTAAATCTCAGATTACTACTGATCTATATGGCTTTGGTAAATACGAAGCTCAGTTTGATACCGATGCTGACATTACTAACCGTTACGTATTTGCAGGTATCGGCACTAACATTGGTGAGTTCTCTTACGGTAAACAAGACTCAGCGCAAGTCATGCTGACTGACATTACCGATACCATGGCAACCTTTGGTGCTGACGCGGCTGATATTGTTAATGGTAACAAAGACAAACGTGCTAATAACTTCCTTTACTCAGGTGAGTTTGCAGGCTTTGCAGTTCAAGCTAACTACCTAGCAAACGATGAAAAAGACAGCGATAGCTATGGTGTGGCCGGTCTATATGCTTTTGATTTTGGACTTGAACTTGGTCTAGGTTATGTTGCACAAACAAACGGCAATGATGACGATAGCCAAATCAACTTCGCGGCTCAATACTCTGTTGCAGACCTAACTCTAGGCGGTCTATACGCTTTGGGTTCTGTTGCTGACCAAGACGTTAACTCTTTCGAAGTTTCAGCTCAATACAAACTAGACAAGTGGACATTTGTTGCCGTTTATAACTATCAAGATGTTGACGGCCTTGACGATGCGACTGTTGATAATGCGGCTATCGAAGCTGTTTACAAATTCAACGGTAACCTACGCACTTATGCTGGCTACAAGTTTGAGCAAGTAGAAGGCGACGATGACCAAATTCAAGCGGGCATCCGTTACGACTTTTAA
- a CDS encoding glutaredoxin family protein encodes MSNPIKITLYRWAGQWGPFKVNIPCGECTLTKDILQDTFDNELKDVDIELEVKDWLSHWWEPLKLGAWHAPILVVEGKVVSQGEALNRGVLIQSVIAQWTQRDQLKGNIVFGKASCPYCIKAKKILDESGINYTYYDVVKDSAALYRMIPEVKAHIGQKTPVTVPQIWMDGEYIGGADQLQKWLAEHQHTVIPDNVVGIPTRTGSD; translated from the coding sequence ATGAGCAACCCTATTAAAATTACCCTATACCGCTGGGCTGGCCAATGGGGGCCGTTTAAAGTCAATATCCCTTGCGGAGAATGCACCCTAACCAAAGACATATTACAAGATACCTTTGACAATGAACTCAAAGATGTCGACATTGAGCTGGAAGTAAAAGATTGGTTATCTCACTGGTGGGAGCCATTAAAGCTAGGTGCGTGGCATGCGCCCATATTAGTGGTAGAAGGCAAAGTAGTAAGCCAAGGAGAAGCATTAAATCGTGGGGTACTGATTCAATCGGTGATTGCACAATGGACACAACGAGATCAGCTAAAAGGCAATATTGTATTTGGTAAAGCCAGTTGCCCTTATTGCATTAAAGCAAAGAAAATACTCGATGAATCAGGCATTAATTATACCTATTACGACGTGGTTAAAGACAGTGCCGCGCTCTATCGCATGATCCCTGAAGTCAAAGCCCATATTGGACAAAAAACCCCAGTAACCGTGCCACAAATTTGGATGGATGGAGAGTATATTGGCGGCGCAGATCAACTACAGAAGTGGCTAGCTGAACATCAGCACACGGTGATTCCTGATAACGTTGTCGGCATCCCAACACGCACAGGTAGTGATTGA
- a CDS encoding peptidoglycan DD-metalloendopeptidase family protein codes for MLILPFIIIAVCVILSHSKDQRKYVPLNIQSTAAPKAEVKSTQGKAHTKTHHVASVPSYSYTIKNGDNLSVIFSKLGLSYKSLLSIMEEDLNHLSLDTLRPGNKLLFWIDQSSSTLTKMQLQFNPADIVQFTRVKGGAYSYKDISIKGDWKTTALVGSVHGSFSQSAHKLGLSITEIRTITDLMKDKLNFTRDLRAGDKFSIVHKVQSVRGVKTGSRELEAVKIVNRGRVISAFLHTDGQFYDENGDSLQRAFMRYPSKYHRITSKFNPYRLHPVTGRVSPHNGTDFGAPSGSDVLATGDGKVILTRDHPYAGKYIVLQHGSTYKTRYLHLSRILVKKGQFVKRGDRIALSGATGRVTGPHLHYEFLVRNRPVNPMTEKIPMAESVAKSDMKKFAAKRDNLMQMMKEKEVLLASQHHSQNNTSHQSL; via the coding sequence ATGTTGATTTTGCCATTCATTATTATTGCTGTTTGTGTGATTTTGTCACATTCAAAAGATCAACGAAAATATGTGCCATTAAATATACAAAGCACCGCTGCGCCTAAGGCAGAGGTGAAGAGCACGCAGGGGAAGGCACACACCAAGACTCACCATGTTGCATCGGTACCTAGCTATAGTTACACCATAAAAAATGGTGATAATTTGAGTGTCATTTTCTCTAAGCTAGGTCTGTCGTATAAAAGTTTACTAAGTATTATGGAAGAAGATCTTAACCATCTTTCTTTAGATACGCTTCGCCCTGGTAATAAGTTACTGTTTTGGATCGATCAGTCATCGAGTACGCTGACAAAAATGCAACTGCAGTTTAATCCTGCGGATATTGTTCAGTTCACTCGAGTAAAAGGTGGCGCTTATTCCTATAAAGATATTTCCATCAAAGGCGACTGGAAAACCACCGCTTTGGTGGGGAGTGTACATGGCAGTTTCTCTCAATCAGCACATAAGTTGGGCTTGAGTATTACCGAAATTCGCACCATTACCGACTTAATGAAAGATAAATTAAATTTCACTCGTGATTTACGTGCAGGAGATAAATTCTCTATCGTACATAAAGTTCAGTCAGTGAGAGGCGTGAAAACGGGTTCCCGTGAGCTTGAAGCCGTTAAAATTGTCAATCGAGGTCGAGTGATCAGTGCCTTCTTACATACAGATGGTCAGTTTTATGATGAGAATGGCGACAGTTTACAACGTGCGTTTATGCGCTACCCATCGAAATACCATCGCATAACGTCTAAGTTCAACCCGTATCGCTTACACCCTGTTACTGGGCGTGTGTCACCACACAATGGTACCGATTTTGGTGCGCCATCAGGATCGGATGTATTAGCTACTGGCGATGGTAAGGTTATCTTAACCCGTGACCATCCTTATGCGGGTAAATACATCGTTCTTCAACATGGTTCTACCTATAAAACGCGTTATTTGCATTTAAGCCGAATTTTGGTGAAAAAAGGGCAGTTTGTAAAACGAGGTGATCGTATTGCGTTATCCGGTGCCACGGGTCGGGTTACCGGTCCTCACCTTCATTATGAATTTTTAGTGCGAAATCGCCCAGTGAATCCAATGACGGAAAAAATCCCAATGGCGGAGTCGGTAGCAAAAAGCGACATGAAGAAATTTGCAGCAAAACGCGACAATTTAATGCAGATGATGAAAGAAAAAGAAGTATTACTTGCGAGTCAACATCATTCACAGAATAATACGTCTCATCAATCTTTGTAA
- the malG gene encoding maltose ABC transporter permease MalG, with protein MAMVQGKNLKYRVWATHIALWVFLSLIIFPLLMIIAISFREGNFATGSLIPDNPSLEHWKLALGFSVTHADGSVTPPPFPVLTWLWNSVKVAGISSILIVALSTTSAYAFARMRFKGKSTILKAMMIFQMFPAVLALVAIYALFDKLGQYIPFLGLNTHGGLIFSYLGGIALHVWTIKGYFETIDNSLEEAAALDGATPWQAFRLVLLPLSVPILAVVFILSFIGVVGEVPVASLLLSDVGSYTLAVGMQQYLYPQNYLWGDFAAAAVLSALPITIVFLLAQRWLVGGLTAGGVKG; from the coding sequence ATGGCTATGGTACAAGGTAAAAACCTTAAATACCGTGTGTGGGCAACACACATTGCTCTGTGGGTATTTTTATCGTTAATCATTTTCCCACTACTGATGATCATTGCAATTTCATTTCGTGAGGGTAACTTTGCGACGGGCAGCTTGATCCCTGACAATCCATCGCTTGAGCATTGGAAATTAGCATTGGGCTTTTCGGTAACGCATGCGGATGGTTCGGTCACGCCCCCTCCATTTCCTGTATTAACTTGGTTATGGAACTCAGTGAAAGTGGCTGGGATCTCTTCGATTCTCATTGTGGCGCTATCCACCACATCCGCGTATGCCTTTGCGCGTATGCGATTTAAGGGAAAGAGCACCATCTTAAAGGCGATGATGATTTTTCAAATGTTTCCTGCGGTACTGGCGCTGGTGGCCATTTACGCACTGTTTGATAAATTAGGGCAATATATTCCTTTCCTAGGGCTGAATACCCATGGGGGGTTGATCTTCTCGTATTTAGGAGGGATTGCGCTGCATGTGTGGACCATTAAAGGTTATTTTGAAACGATTGATAACTCCTTAGAAGAGGCCGCCGCCCTTGATGGCGCCACGCCTTGGCAAGCATTCCGCTTAGTGTTGTTGCCTCTGTCTGTGCCCATTTTAGCTGTGGTCTTTATCTTATCTTTCATCGGTGTTGTCGGTGAGGTGCCGGTAGCTTCGCTATTGCTATCGGATGTGGGTTCTTACACATTAGCGGTGGGAATGCAGCAATACCTCTACCCTCAGAACTATTTATGGGGTGATTTCGCCGCGGCGGCTGTGCTTTCTGCACTGCCGATAACCATAGTGTTTTTACTGGCGCAGCGTTGGCTAGTCGGTGGGTTAACCGCGGGTGGAGTGAAGGGCTAA